Proteins encoded in a region of the Salvelinus sp. IW2-2015 linkage group LG27, ASM291031v2, whole genome shotgun sequence genome:
- the eef1e1 gene encoding eukaryotic translation elongation factor 1 epsilon-1: MSLKELSSLEKALGLKKPNKYSTQGDRKVPVLQSINGPALVGLVTIATHLVQEAKRPELLGGSAEHKAVVQQWLEYRVTKVDGCHKEDIKTILKDLNSYLEDKVYLAGNQFTLADTLMYYGIHHVIVDLAVQEKEKYMNMTRWFDHVQHYPGVRHHLPPVVVLRNRVYTSGHH, from the exons ATGTCGTTGAAAGAGCTATCCTCGCTGGAAAAGGCTTTAGGATTGAAAAAGCCTAACAAATACAGTACTCAGGGGGATAGGAAG GTCCCTGTCCTCCAGAGTATTAATGGACCAGCTCTGGTCGGCTTGGTGACCATCGCCACTCACCTGGTCCAGGAGGCCAAGCGGCCCGAGTTGCTGGGTGGGTCAGCAGAACACAAGGCTGTAGTGCAGCAGTGGCTGGAGTACAGAGTCACCAAAGTGGACGGATGCCACAAAGAAGATATCAAGACCATACTAAAG GACCTCAACAGTTATCTAGAAGACAAGGTTTACCTGGCAGGAAATCAGTTCACCCTYGCCGACACACTCATGTACTACGGAATTCATCACGTCATC GTGGACCTGGCCGTCCAGGAGAAGGAGAAGTACATGAACATGACGAGGTGGTTCGATCACGTCCAGCACTACCCCGGCGTCCGGCACCACCTGCCCCCCGTGGTGGTCCTGAGGAACAGAGTCTACACCAGCGGCCACCACTGA